Proteins from a single region of Synchiropus splendidus isolate RoL2022-P1 chromosome 3, RoL_Sspl_1.0, whole genome shotgun sequence:
- the mtmr1a gene encoding myotubularin-related protein 1a isoform X1 — protein MDKQPGAAGVPDGSGPNRKPWTPASCSPVPGEAPESPSGSHVEWCKQLIAATISSQIAGPQEMVNRDNKGWRRPELRVTRKANSLDSLDDGLCYQGDSDSEQLPNASNLPALRYGAQVKMTQNQVPLLPGENIQTSVKDVMYICPFSGLVNGTLNITDYKLYFFSVERDFTLDVNLGVISRLETITVPNQGANTKGLELVCKDMRSPRFAYKTENTNPDVVELLAKYSFPLSHSMPLFAFSYKEQFPVDGWKVYDPTAEYRRQGLPNESWTISKMNASYELCDTYPSVLVIPTNITDEEIKRVAVFRAKHRIPVLSWIHPESQATIIRCSQPLVGPSDRRCKEDERLLQIIMDANAQSHKLTIFDARQSSVAVTNKTKDGGYESESFYPNVELNFLEIPNIHVMRESLRKMKDVVYPTIDEAHWHSNIDQTHWLEYIRLLLSGAVKIADKLESGKTSVVVHCSDGWDRTSQLTSLAMLMLDSYYRTLQGFQVLVEKEWISFGHRFEARVGHGDENHANSERSPLFVQFVDCVWQMTRQFPSAFEFNELFLITVLDHLYSCLFGTFLFNSEQERAAKDVQGETVSLWSYINSQPEEFTNPFYVDYQNQVLCPLVSSRHLELWSSYYARWNPRMRPQMPVHQTLKDLLFLRAELQRRVEELQREASSHSLSSPEHSPPSSHTGTPLHTTV, from the exons GGTTGGAGAAGACCAGAATTGCGG GTGACCAGGAAAGCTAATTCATTG GATAGCCTGGATGATGGGCTTTGCTACCAGGGGGATTCTGACTCTGAGCAGCTTCCCAATGCTTCG AACCTCCCAGCTCTCAGATACGGGGCGCAGGTCAAAATGACACAGAATCAGGTTCCTCTGCTTCCTGGGGAGAACATCCAGACTTCTG TCAAAGACGTCATGTACATCTGTCCGTTCAGTGGACTTGTTAATGGGACTCTAAACATCACAGACTACAAGCTCTACTTCTTCAGCGTGGAAAGG gacTTCACTCTTGACGTCAACCTCGGAGTCATCAGCCGACTGGAGACCATCACTGTGCCAAATCAGGGTGCGAACACCAAGGGACTGGAGTTGGTCTGCAAG GACATGAGGAGTCCTCGCTTTGCCTACAAGACAGAAAACACCAACCCAGATGTGGTGGAACTGCTGGCCAAATACAGCTTCCCTCTGTCCCACAGCATG CCACTGTTTGCTTTCTCGTACAAGGAGCAGTTTCCTGTGGACGGCTGGAAGGTTTACGACCCGACAGCTGAGTACAGGCGACAG GGTCTTCCAAATGAGAGCTGGACGATAAGCAAGATGAATGCCAGCTACGAGCTGTGTGACACGTACCCGTCTGTCCTGGTCATCCCCACCAACATAACGGATGAGGAAATTAAGCGGGTTGCCGTTTTCAGAGCCAAACACAGAATACCG GTCCTGTCGTGGATCCATCCTGAGTCGCAGGCCACTATCATCCGTTGCAGCCAACCTCTCGTCGGACCTTCAGACCGCCGCTGTAAAGAGGACGAGCGTCTCCTCCAGATCATCATGGACGCCAACGCGCAGTCACACAAGCTCACTATCTTCGATGCCAGGCAGAGTAGTGTGGCTGTCACAAACAAG ACGAAGGACGGAGGTTACGAAAGTGAAAGCTTTTACCCAAACGTGGAGCTGAACTTCCTGGAAATCCCCAACATTCATGTGATGAGGGAGTctctgaggaagatgaaggacgTGGTGTATCCCACCATCGATGAAGCACACTGGCACTCCAATATTGACCAAACCCACTGGTTGGAGTACATTCGT CTGCTGCTCTCTGGAGCGGTTAAGATCGCTGACAAGCTGGAGTCCGGCAAAACATCAGTGGTGGTTCACTGCAGCGACGGCTGGGACCGGACTTCGCAGCTCACCTCTCTGGCCATGCTAATGCTGGACAGCTATTACCGCACGCTACAGGGGTTCCAG gttctGGTGGAGAAGGAGTGGATCAGTTTTGGACACAGGTTTGAAGCT CGTGTCGGCCATGGGGACGAGAACCACGCTAACTCAGAACGCTCGCCTCTCTTCGTCCAGTTCGTGGACTGTGTGTGGCAGATGACTCGGCAG TTCCCTTCAGCCTTTGAGTTCAACGAGCTGTTCCTCATCACGGTTCTGGACCATCTCTACAGCTGTCTATTTGGAACATTCCTGTTCAACAGTGAACAGGAGCGGGCTGCAAAG gacgTCCAGGGAGAGACGGTGTCTCTGTGGTCGTACATCAACAG TCAACCGGAAGAGTTCACCAACCCCTTCTATGTGGACTACCAGAACCAGGTTCTCTGCCCGCTGGTGTCCTCCAGACACCTGGAGCTGTGGAGCAGCTACTACGCCCGCTGGAACCCTCGCATGAGACCACAG aTGCCAGTGCACCAGACTCTGAAGGATCTTCTGTTCTTGAGAGCTGAGCTCcagaggagggtggaggagctgcagagagaggCCTCCTCCCACTCGCTCTCCTCCCCCGAACACTCCCCGCCCTCCTCTCACACGGGAACCCCACTGCACACCACCGTCTGA